Proteins encoded together in one Pontiella desulfatans window:
- a CDS encoding zinc-dependent metalloprotease family protein, translated as MKKHYAILILVALAVASLVVVNVSKKRGPESQAPDSSLNASETPVSPGLSGAPPAHLDAPEPPAAPALTQLWDEPVCACAAPIDHGSHAHIENGAGQPNRSGTFDPSSFVSLSNLKRGDNVVIPLFDGERVTGQVNLAMQEDGYVRIGGALSGTRKGSFSMGSRGDEFSGTILLPEKELAYTFAAQSPGSVLMQERPLSEVICHPLPLPEHEPVATATIRLTSEIPPLLSSRPAATAVLYLDFDGETVTDPDWNSGSTIVAEPSALSNADIEEVWKQVKEDFWPFDIDVTTDVGRYNSAPVGSRMRCIITPTSDWYGSAGGVAYLDSFDEAGSNFSTTIPCWVFVTSSAKSHAEAISHELGHTFGLSHDGRISPSEGYYQGHGSGAVGWAPIMGVGYYQELSQWSKGEYLSANQFEDDLAVIGNAANGFGLVADDAGDVRANSTALDVSGGSAGVDGIISSAADVDWYAFTVDGNKQVAITAYPAAISPNLDIHLELQDASGALIGTSNPDTALHAGLAYDLLPGTYHVKIQGTGHGDVLGDGYSSYGSIGHYALAISSGDMIAAFPMDTDPGWSIEGQWAFGQPQGLGNYQQDPSSGFTGSNVYGYNLAGDYANNIPQYWLTTTPIDCSGHTDVHLQFQRWLGVESSTYDHAEIQVSNDGTTWSNVWSHVGSAIGDSSWLQMDYDVSAVADGHSTVYVRWGMGPTDSSQTHPGWNIDDVKFIGLAVDPNPAVHVFTMDSDPGWSTEGDWAFGMPLGIDGDPSSGYTGNNVYGYNLAGDYSNNIPRHWLTTPALDCSGQSNLELKFWRWLGVENSTYDHATVEISTNGTDWITLWDHVGASFSDTEWTEMQFDVSAVADGQPTVHIRWGMGPTDWSATYCGWNIDDVSLSPEPVKPALIATSQNSYNNHASFGESAPDDILEIWNGGSSNMAYIVTTDVPWLSMVPGSGTSTGEVDVLTVDYETATIQQAGYHDALITITAPDAANSPMTIPVSVYIEGAQLNVSESSMATVTPVGSSPSDLMFDVHNTGIGSMNYSVSTDVAWLYPSPSSGMVDAFEADTIALSFDSASLPAGSHTGMVEVASYHAEGSPRFIQVVLDVVDPMLDHFTWEILNPQLAAMGVALVARDADGNPFTSFAGSANLSAWQGSGDSGEVHIGLGGTDWDYPLHTFYHDARTQVIYQQPEMGGAATLSSLSLNVLELPSLPMNNWTIRMRHTDLYAYGPSPEWESDWATVYQATETITSTGWVEFVFATPFEYNGSDHLMVDFSFNNGSWEDPSGLCAATDVGEVRSIYFYTDSGYNDPLDWPLVDNPAPYTKSLVPDVRFGVGGGLEPLALSPINTGSFVDGVWTGELAVAGMPSNIWLVADDGNGHVGSFNFIPEYLLASTTGINGQAYWGYPVEYDHSFSVWSSSSNVLGYSATSDVTWLELPVSNGTLSGEVDMLSVSNTAWDVPDRGEEFYPEYIRTGTVSIVSAQAANSPLEIPVVYRWTEAPLGSLVWSAPSSVTADQEFFVTLQAKNIYGHPKQFIGLEEFVDLQVIGGGVGLGTFDLSPFSFTDESSGTIILTGSGSATLHATVNGVDANHFIVVNVPSDADGDGLPDAWEIKYFGSTSHTNANPDADPDSDGNGYGGPGRNWDEWVMGTDPTNANSILKLAQPWHIPGTGYVIEWQPVTGRVYTVEWAGNLTNTFEVLESNITHPQNSYTDTVHTAVGGGFYNLKVELEN; from the coding sequence ATGAAAAAACACTATGCAATATTGATCCTGGTCGCCCTGGCGGTGGCCTCCTTGGTTGTCGTGAATGTATCGAAGAAGCGCGGGCCGGAAAGTCAGGCCCCTGACTCTTCCTTGAACGCTTCCGAAACACCGGTCTCCCCAGGATTGTCCGGCGCCCCTCCCGCACATTTGGATGCACCCGAACCGCCCGCTGCCCCGGCCTTGACCCAGCTATGGGACGAACCTGTTTGCGCATGCGCCGCCCCTATCGACCATGGTAGCCACGCGCATATCGAGAACGGCGCCGGGCAGCCCAACCGATCCGGAACGTTCGATCCTTCCTCCTTTGTTTCCTTATCCAACCTAAAGCGCGGCGACAACGTGGTGATTCCCTTGTTCGACGGCGAGCGGGTTACCGGACAGGTCAATCTGGCGATGCAGGAGGATGGGTATGTCCGTATCGGCGGGGCGTTGTCAGGAACACGAAAGGGTAGCTTTTCCATGGGCAGCCGGGGCGATGAATTCAGCGGCACCATCCTGCTGCCCGAAAAAGAGCTCGCCTACACCTTCGCGGCGCAGTCTCCGGGCAGCGTCCTCATGCAGGAGCGGCCGCTTTCGGAAGTCATTTGCCATCCACTGCCGCTGCCGGAACACGAGCCGGTCGCAACTGCTACAATACGCCTGACATCGGAGATTCCGCCCCTGCTCAGTAGCCGCCCGGCGGCGACAGCGGTGCTCTATCTCGATTTCGATGGCGAAACAGTGACCGATCCCGACTGGAACAGCGGAAGCACGATCGTGGCGGAGCCCTCCGCGCTCAGCAATGCCGACATTGAAGAGGTATGGAAGCAGGTGAAGGAAGACTTCTGGCCGTTCGACATCGATGTCACGACCGATGTCGGCCGCTACAACAGCGCCCCGGTCGGTAGCAGGATGCGCTGCATCATCACGCCGACCAGCGATTGGTATGGCTCGGCCGGTGGCGTGGCCTATCTGGATAGCTTTGATGAGGCCGGTAGCAATTTTTCCACCACGATTCCTTGCTGGGTATTCGTCACATCCAGCGCCAAAAGCCATGCCGAAGCAATCTCCCACGAGCTGGGGCACACGTTCGGCCTAAGCCACGATGGCCGCATCTCCCCGTCGGAAGGCTATTACCAAGGGCACGGCAGCGGCGCCGTCGGCTGGGCGCCCATCATGGGTGTCGGCTACTATCAGGAGCTTTCCCAGTGGAGCAAGGGCGAATACCTTAGCGCCAACCAATTCGAGGACGACCTCGCCGTTATCGGCAATGCCGCCAATGGCTTTGGTCTCGTGGCCGACGATGCCGGCGATGTGCGTGCAAACTCGACCGCATTGGATGTTTCCGGCGGTTCGGCCGGCGTGGATGGAATTATCTCCAGCGCGGCGGATGTGGATTGGTATGCGTTCACGGTGGACGGCAATAAACAAGTGGCCATCACCGCCTATCCCGCGGCGATTTCCCCCAACCTCGATATTCATTTGGAGTTGCAGGATGCCTCGGGGGCGCTCATCGGAACTTCCAATCCGGACACCGCATTGCATGCAGGCCTGGCCTACGATCTTTTGCCGGGAACCTACCATGTCAAAATCCAGGGCACCGGGCACGGCGATGTGCTGGGCGACGGCTACTCCAGTTATGGCAGCATAGGGCACTATGCCCTCGCAATATCCTCCGGGGACATGATCGCCGCTTTCCCCATGGATACGGATCCGGGGTGGTCGATCGAAGGGCAGTGGGCCTTTGGCCAGCCGCAGGGACTGGGCAACTATCAACAGGATCCCTCATCCGGATTCACCGGCTCGAATGTCTATGGCTATAACCTGGCCGGGGACTATGCCAACAACATTCCGCAATATTGGCTAACCACCACACCAATCGATTGTTCCGGCCACACGGACGTCCATCTTCAATTCCAACGCTGGCTGGGGGTCGAAAGTTCAACCTACGACCATGCCGAAATACAGGTTAGCAACGATGGAACAACGTGGTCGAATGTGTGGAGCCATGTAGGGTCGGCCATCGGCGATTCGTCCTGGTTGCAGATGGATTATGATGTTTCGGCCGTGGCGGATGGCCATTCCACCGTCTATGTCCGCTGGGGCATGGGGCCAACGGATTCATCGCAAACCCATCCGGGATGGAACATCGACGACGTCAAGTTCATTGGGTTGGCGGTCGATCCAAACCCGGCCGTTCACGTGTTTACGATGGACTCCGATCCGGGCTGGAGCACCGAGGGCGACTGGGCGTTCGGTATGCCACTGGGAATAGATGGCGATCCGTCGTCCGGTTATACGGGTAATAATGTCTATGGCTATAACCTGGCAGGGGATTATTCCAACAATATTCCACGCCACTGGCTAACAACGCCGGCATTGGATTGCTCCGGCCAGTCCAACCTGGAGCTGAAGTTCTGGCGATGGCTGGGCGTGGAAAATTCCACCTACGACCATGCAACGGTTGAAATCAGCACGAATGGAACCGATTGGATTACGCTGTGGGATCATGTTGGAGCTTCGTTCTCGGATACCGAGTGGACGGAAATGCAATTCGATGTTTCCGCCGTAGCCGATGGACAACCGACGGTCCATATCCGCTGGGGCATGGGGCCGACGGATTGGTCGGCGACCTACTGCGGATGGAACATCGACGATGTCTCCCTTTCCCCCGAACCCGTCAAGCCTGCGCTGATTGCCACCTCGCAGAATTCATACAATAACCATGCAAGCTTCGGTGAATCCGCTCCGGACGACATTCTGGAAATCTGGAACGGCGGTTCCTCCAATATGGCGTATATCGTCACCACAGATGTGCCATGGCTTTCCATGGTCCCGGGAAGCGGAACCAGTACAGGTGAGGTGGACGTGCTTACGGTTGACTATGAAACGGCAACCATACAGCAGGCCGGTTACCACGATGCCCTGATTACCATCACCGCTCCTGATGCCGCGAACTCGCCAATGACGATTCCCGTGAGCGTGTACATTGAGGGTGCTCAACTAAATGTTTCCGAATCCTCCATGGCAACGGTAACACCAGTGGGTTCATCTCCGTCCGACTTGATGTTCGATGTGCACAATACAGGCATTGGAAGTATGAATTATTCCGTCTCGACCGATGTGGCCTGGCTCTACCCATCGCCGTCTTCAGGAATGGTCGATGCTTTCGAAGCCGATACCATCGCATTGAGCTTCGATAGTGCTTCGCTCCCGGCGGGTTCCCATACCGGCATGGTAGAGGTTGCATCGTACCATGCGGAGGGATCTCCGAGGTTTATTCAGGTTGTGCTCGATGTGGTTGATCCGATGCTGGATCACTTCACGTGGGAAATCCTCAATCCGCAGCTCGCCGCCATGGGCGTTGCCCTGGTGGCGCGCGATGCGGACGGAAATCCTTTCACCTCGTTTGCCGGCTCGGCCAATCTGTCGGCCTGGCAGGGGAGCGGCGATTCCGGCGAAGTCCACATTGGCCTCGGTGGCACCGACTGGGACTACCCGTTGCACACCTTTTATCATGATGCGCGGACGCAGGTGATTTATCAGCAGCCGGAAATGGGCGGAGCAGCAACCCTTTCATCCCTGTCGTTGAATGTCCTGGAACTCCCCTCGCTACCCATGAACAACTGGACGATCCGCATGCGGCATACCGATCTATATGCCTATGGACCTTCCCCGGAATGGGAAAGTGATTGGGCGACGGTTTATCAAGCGACAGAGACGATAACCTCCACGGGATGGGTGGAATTCGTGTTTGCGACTCCGTTCGAATACAATGGTTCGGACCACCTGATGGTGGACTTCAGCTTTAACAACGGTTCGTGGGAAGATCCATCGGGGCTATGTGCCGCGACCGATGTCGGCGAGGTGCGCTCCATCTATTTCTACACGGACAGCGGCTACAACGATCCGCTGGACTGGCCGCTCGTAGACAATCCCGCGCCATACACCAAAAGTTTGGTTCCGGATGTCCGGTTCGGCGTGGGGGGCGGATTGGAGCCGCTTGCACTCTCGCCAATCAACACCGGTAGCTTTGTTGACGGCGTCTGGACGGGCGAGCTCGCCGTTGCCGGCATGCCGTCCAACATTTGGCTCGTGGCGGACGATGGCAATGGCCATGTGGGCTCCTTCAATTTCATCCCCGAATATCTCCTGGCATCCACCACCGGAATCAATGGCCAGGCCTACTGGGGCTATCCGGTCGAGTATGATCATTCCTTCTCGGTCTGGAGCAGCAGCTCGAACGTGCTGGGCTACAGCGCAACCTCCGATGTCACCTGGCTGGAGCTTCCCGTCAGCAACGGCACGCTATCCGGCGAGGTGGACATGCTTTCGGTCAGCAACACCGCCTGGGATGTGCCCGATAGGGGCGAGGAATTCTATCCCGAATACATCCGCACAGGGACGGTCTCCATCGTCTCGGCCCAGGCCGCCAATTCTCCGCTCGAAATACCCGTCGTCTACCGCTGGACGGAGGCACCGCTCGGTTCCCTGGTTTGGAGCGCACCGTCGTCAGTCACCGCCGACCAGGAATTCTTCGTCACGCTCCAGGCCAAGAACATCTATGGCCACCCCAAGCAGTTCATTGGTTTGGAAGAGTTCGTGGACTTGCAGGTGATCGGCGGCGGGGTGGGGCTCGGCACCTTCGACCTTTCACCCTTCAGCTTCACCGATGAAAGCTCGGGAACCATCATCCTGACGGGATCCGGTTCCGCCACCTTGCATGCGACGGTCAACGGGGTGGATGCAAACCACTTCATCGTCGTCAATGTACCCTCCGACGCCGATGGCGACGGGCTGCCCGATGCTTGGGAAATCAAATACTTCGGCAGCACCAGCCACACCAACGCCAATCCCGATGCCGACCCCGACTCCGACGGCAACGGCTATGGCGGACCCGGTAGAAACTGGGATGAATGGGTTATGGGCACCGATCCCACCAACGCCAACTCCATCCTCAAGCTGGCGCAACCGTGGCATATCCCCGGCACCGGCTATGTCATCGAATGGCAACCCGTTACCGGCCGCGTCTACACCGTTGAATGGGCGGGCAACCTCACCAACACCTTCGAGGTGCTCGAGTCCAACATCACCCACCCGCAGAACAGCTACACCGACACCGTCCACACCGCCGTAGGCGGCGGGTTTTACAATCTGAAAGTTGAATTAGAGAATTAG
- a CDS encoding response regulator transcription factor, with protein sequence MTEVVNRTITPEWIDVFTRYMDDHPYVQRMLTNAPRHLETIQQEPTLKKFEKTALFNEFYTRVDGQNLLWMAAKNQGEILSIALLRKEKYSNNELSMASLIHPHLESAWKNWRRSQRLKTELDALKKTSFLSLEDEIKAAAIRHAIECLTPRQRNVVELVADGRDNQQIADQLKISILTVKKHLQSIFLAMDVQHRTALAAQWHQALSVPRHHNDS encoded by the coding sequence TTGACCGAAGTTGTAAACCGAACCATCACGCCTGAATGGATTGATGTTTTCACCCGCTATATGGACGACCATCCCTATGTGCAGCGCATGCTGACCAATGCCCCGCGCCATCTGGAAACCATCCAACAGGAACCCACGCTCAAGAAATTCGAGAAAACCGCGCTCTTCAACGAGTTTTACACCAGGGTGGATGGCCAAAACCTACTCTGGATGGCTGCCAAAAACCAAGGGGAAATCCTAAGCATCGCCCTGCTTCGCAAGGAAAAATATTCCAACAACGAACTATCCATGGCATCGCTTATCCATCCGCACTTGGAAAGCGCTTGGAAAAACTGGCGGCGATCCCAGAGGCTAAAAACGGAACTTGATGCATTGAAGAAAACCTCTTTCCTTTCGCTGGAAGATGAGATCAAAGCCGCCGCCATCCGGCATGCCATCGAATGCCTGACTCCGCGTCAACGCAATGTAGTCGAATTGGTGGCCGACGGACGGGATAACCAACAGATCGCCGACCAGTTGAAAATATCGATTCTGACGGTCAAGAAACACCTGCAATCGATATTCCTGGCCATGGATGTCCAGCACCGCACCGCGTTGGCCGCCCAATGGCACCAAGCCCTCTCCGTCCCTCGCCACCACAATGACTCATAA
- the rlmD gene encoding 23S rRNA (uracil(1939)-C(5))-methyltransferase RlmD, with translation MYKKKQLVKVEIIDLGDKNQCFGRMEDGIAIFVQGPAAVGDVVTAEIFKIKKKYLAARMCGLVKPSPHRIDPACPYFGLCGGCKWQHMDYAEQVRLKRKQVQDALGHLGGFKDIECDECIPAPNLFGYRNKMDFSFTDLRYLTPAEMDIDPGDHEKPLDFALGFHAPGCFSKAIDINHCDLSTNEMNLTLNTVRRFCLAHRTELPIYSTHSHTGELRNLVVRHGGNTGEFMVNLVTSTHNPELMNNLCEELKAALGDRMTTFVNNTTSAKNTVAFGEKEYVLHGPGYITDRLGDYTYRISANSFFQTNTVQAEKLYNLILEQAQLKSTDVVYDLFCGTGSITLFASSHCKKVLGVELVESSVRDARENAKRHNIDNCEFIKLDLKDIKHIRNDMADFGAPDVVITDPPRAGMNPKAVMALLEIAPPAIVYVSCNPASLARDGQMLCEEGQYKLVSCQPIDMFPQTNHVESVARFEKTLS, from the coding sequence ATGTATAAAAAGAAACAGCTGGTGAAGGTCGAGATCATCGATCTGGGCGACAAGAACCAATGCTTCGGACGCATGGAGGACGGCATTGCCATCTTTGTGCAGGGTCCGGCGGCGGTCGGCGACGTGGTGACGGCCGAAATCTTCAAGATTAAGAAGAAATACCTGGCCGCCCGAATGTGCGGATTGGTTAAGCCCTCCCCCCATCGCATCGATCCGGCCTGCCCCTACTTCGGCCTCTGCGGCGGCTGCAAATGGCAGCACATGGACTATGCCGAACAAGTGCGCCTCAAGCGCAAGCAAGTGCAGGACGCCCTCGGGCACCTGGGAGGCTTCAAAGACATCGAATGCGACGAATGCATCCCCGCCCCCAACCTGTTCGGCTACCGGAACAAGATGGACTTTTCCTTCACCGACCTGCGCTACCTCACTCCAGCGGAAATGGACATCGACCCCGGCGACCATGAAAAGCCGCTCGACTTCGCCCTCGGGTTCCACGCCCCCGGTTGCTTTTCGAAGGCCATCGACATTAACCACTGCGACCTCTCGACCAACGAGATGAACCTCACCCTCAACACCGTCCGCAGGTTTTGCCTTGCCCATCGCACGGAACTGCCGATCTATTCGACCCACTCGCACACCGGCGAGCTGCGCAACCTGGTGGTCCGCCACGGCGGGAATACCGGCGAATTCATGGTCAACCTCGTCACCAGCACCCACAACCCGGAGCTAATGAACAATCTCTGCGAGGAACTCAAGGCCGCCTTGGGCGACCGCATGACCACCTTCGTAAACAACACCACCTCCGCCAAGAACACCGTCGCCTTCGGCGAAAAGGAATACGTGCTCCATGGCCCCGGCTACATTACCGACCGACTCGGCGACTACACCTACCGGATCTCCGCCAACTCGTTTTTCCAGACCAACACCGTCCAGGCCGAAAAACTCTACAACCTGATTTTGGAACAGGCGCAGCTCAAGTCAACGGATGTGGTCTACGACCTTTTCTGCGGCACTGGCTCCATCACCCTCTTCGCTTCCAGCCATTGCAAGAAGGTACTCGGCGTCGAGCTGGTCGAAAGTTCTGTCCGCGACGCCCGGGAAAACGCCAAGCGCCACAACATTGATAACTGCGAATTCATCAAACTCGACCTCAAGGACATCAAACATATCCGCAACGACATGGCCGATTTCGGCGCACCTGATGTCGTCATTACTGATCCGCCGCGTGCCGGCATGAACCCCAAGGCGGTCATGGCCCTGCTGGAGATTGCGCCCCCCGCCATTGTCTACGTCAGTTGCAACCCCGCATCACTCGCCCGCGATGGCCAGATGCTCTGCGAAGAAGGACAATACAAACTCGTCTCCTGCCAGCCCATCGATATGTTTCCACAGACCAACCACGTCGAAAGCGTTGCGCGCTTCGAAAAAACCCTTTCATAG
- a CDS encoding helix-turn-helix transcriptional regulator — MVSLNSFRNISVADLQQVMLVCERLHNADPGKSFIHHCHTVLNRALGHVHFAAELYQLDPFLLKEHEIRTLDEDYWIPVFKDHMQEHPFAAKMIAISDYEIGATHREASLMEFRQTVLFNEFYDQVEAQNQIWIGIRQGNDLLNCVYSREREYSEAELSLLHIIQPHLELAWKNWRRTRALKQELDLLKGAIFKSETEQAAAAQLRKSIESLTSRQRDVVEQVAQGRDNQEISEELGISPMTVKKHLQLVFQALKIRHRTELAAQWHQAHSIMIH, encoded by the coding sequence GTGGTTTCCTTGAATAGTTTCAGGAACATTTCGGTTGCTGATCTGCAACAGGTGATGTTGGTCTGCGAACGGCTTCATAACGCCGATCCGGGGAAATCTTTCATACACCATTGTCACACGGTGCTGAATCGTGCCCTGGGCCATGTCCACTTCGCGGCGGAGCTCTACCAACTCGACCCGTTCCTGCTCAAGGAGCATGAAATCCGCACGTTGGACGAAGATTACTGGATCCCTGTTTTCAAAGATCATATGCAGGAACATCCGTTTGCCGCTAAAATGATTGCCATTTCAGATTACGAAATTGGAGCAACCCATCGGGAGGCGTCCCTCATGGAGTTCCGCCAAACGGTACTGTTCAACGAATTCTACGACCAGGTGGAAGCCCAGAACCAAATATGGATTGGCATACGGCAAGGCAACGATCTGCTGAACTGCGTCTATTCGCGGGAACGGGAATACAGCGAGGCGGAGCTTTCCCTGCTGCACATCATCCAACCGCACCTTGAACTGGCTTGGAAAAACTGGCGTCGGACTCGTGCACTGAAACAGGAACTTGATTTGCTGAAGGGGGCCATTTTCAAGTCGGAAACGGAGCAAGCTGCTGCAGCGCAGTTGAGAAAATCAATTGAATCGCTGACGTCCCGGCAGCGCGATGTCGTTGAACAAGTGGCACAGGGACGGGATAATCAGGAGATTTCCGAAGAACTGGGTATTTCCCCGATGACCGTAAAAAAGCATCTCCAGTTGGTTTTCCAAGCGTTGAAAATAAGGCACCGCACCGAGCTGGCCGCCCAATGGCACCAGGCGCATTCTATCATGATCCACTAA
- a CDS encoding nitroreductase family protein: METIKALMTRRSIRTWTTEPVTDGERRIILEAAMNAPSAADARPWHFVTMDDPSVIKQFTGMGGTEMLEESTFMVLVCGDVSKEIYPGFWPQDCSCAAQNMQLAAHDIGIGCVWIAIHPLEEREQVCRKILGIPESITPFALLAMGVPNEVLGPEYRFDEERLHSNKW, translated from the coding sequence ATGGAAACGATAAAGGCACTGATGACCCGCCGCAGCATACGCACCTGGACTACCGAACCGGTGACGGACGGGGAACGTAGGATTATTCTGGAGGCGGCCATGAACGCCCCGTCGGCCGCGGACGCGCGCCCCTGGCACTTTGTAACGATGGACGACCCATCGGTGATCAAGCAGTTCACCGGAATGGGCGGAACGGAAATGCTGGAGGAGTCGACCTTCATGGTGCTGGTTTGCGGGGACGTCTCGAAGGAGATCTATCCCGGCTTCTGGCCGCAGGATTGCTCCTGCGCCGCGCAAAACATGCAGCTGGCCGCGCACGACATCGGCATTGGATGCGTCTGGATCGCGATCCACCCGCTGGAGGAGCGCGAGCAGGTCTGCCGCAAGATTCTTGGCATCCCCGAATCGATCACCCCGTTCGCGTTGCTGGCGATGGGTGTGCCCAACGAAGTGCTCGGGCCGGAATACCGTTTTGACGAGGAACGCCTCCATTCAAACAAATGGTAG
- the trxA gene encoding thioredoxin yields MAEGVIELSGSNYEDATKSGVVLVDFWAPWCGPCKMQTPILEKVAAEVGDKAVIAKVNVDENPELAAKYGIRSIPTLILLKDGENKQQFVGLQQQAGLVSAIGAEQ; encoded by the coding sequence ATGGCTGAAGGTGTAATTGAACTGAGTGGAAGCAACTATGAAGACGCAACCAAGAGTGGCGTCGTACTGGTCGATTTCTGGGCTCCCTGGTGCGGCCCCTGCAAAATGCAGACCCCGATCCTGGAAAAGGTTGCCGCCGAAGTCGGCGACAAGGCGGTCATTGCAAAAGTGAACGTCGATGAAAACCCGGAGCTGGCCGCCAAATACGGCATCCGCTCCATCCCGACGTTGATCCTGCTCAAGGATGGCGAAAACAAACAGCAGTTTGTCGGCCTCCAGCAGCAGGCCGGCCTGGTCTCCGCGATCGGCGCAGAGCAATAA